The proteins below come from a single Ruegeria sp. SCSIO 43209 genomic window:
- a CDS encoding helix-turn-helix domain-containing protein, with the protein MSRRRSPNGKRSDEGQYVPLPYAMIKSPAWRALSGPAVKLWLELHARFNGSNNGKLLLSMNEAAEILGLGKATVQRAFEDLQDKGFLVLEQEGNWYHRQAHEWRLTTKATQTRSGKKAATNDWRLWQPEKTKRGSETDPSASSVVPFENPKTSHGSKSEPVRPVSHRSVGSETEH; encoded by the coding sequence ATGAGTAGGCGCCGATCTCCCAATGGTAAAAGGTCGGATGAGGGTCAATACGTCCCTCTGCCCTACGCCATGATCAAATCTCCGGCGTGGCGGGCATTGTCCGGACCCGCAGTGAAACTCTGGCTGGAGCTTCACGCCCGCTTCAATGGCAGCAACAATGGCAAGCTTCTTCTGTCGATGAACGAGGCGGCAGAGATTCTTGGCCTAGGCAAGGCCACGGTTCAGCGGGCTTTCGAGGATCTGCAGGACAAAGGCTTCCTTGTGCTCGAGCAAGAAGGCAACTGGTATCACCGCCAAGCCCATGAATGGCGATTGACGACTAAGGCGACGCAGACCCGGTCCGGTAAGAAAGCCGCCACTAATGACTGGCGGCTCTGGCAGCCCGAAAAAACAAAACGCGGTTCTGAGACGGACCCGTCAGCATCCTCTGTGGTTCCGTTTGAGAACCCAAAGACCTCCCATGGTTCCAAATCAGAACCCGTCAGGCCGGTTTCTCACCGGTCCGTCGGTTCTGAAACGGAACACTAA
- a CDS encoding helix-turn-helix domain-containing protein produces the protein MANVFNEDRVYFPEDPEMQLLGNREKLAQWRHRMCGPAFIRIGRRIAYHGADLNAWLAARRTDPNNEAA, from the coding sequence ATGGCAAACGTCTTTAATGAAGACCGGGTCTATTTCCCAGAAGACCCTGAAATGCAATTGCTGGGAAACCGTGAGAAGCTGGCTCAATGGCGCCACCGCATGTGCGGTCCGGCCTTTATTCGCATTGGTCGGCGGATCGCCTATCATGGCGCCGATCTGAACGCCTGGCTGGCGGCCCGACGCACCGATCCCAACAATGAGGCTGCATAA